In one Streptomyces venezuelae genomic region, the following are encoded:
- a CDS encoding bifunctional 2-methylcitrate synthase/citrate synthase, with product MITSAPEIHRGLAGVVVDTTEISTVIQETNSLTYRGYPVQELAARRSFEEVAHLLWHGELPDSTQLRELQARERALRPLDRTTAELLARLPETCHPMDVLRTAVSFFGAEDPSEEDDSPAANRAKSLALFAKLPTVVAADQRRRRGLAPIAPDPSLGYAENFFHMCFGAVPDPSVVRCFETSLVLYAEHSFNASTFTARVVTSTLSDLYSAVTAAIGALKGPLHGGANEAVMHMLNEIADPRDAERWLCDALASKRKIMGFGHRVYQHGDSRVPIMQEALDGLVARAADPETTRLATLHAALRHAMISSKGIHPNLDYPAGLAYHLMGFDIPVFTPIFVMSRITGWTAHITEQLTHNALIRPLASYDGHRQRTVPS from the coding sequence ATGATCACCAGCGCCCCCGAGATCCACCGTGGTCTCGCCGGTGTCGTCGTCGACACCACCGAGATCTCCACCGTCATCCAGGAGACGAACTCCCTCACCTACCGCGGCTACCCGGTCCAGGAGCTGGCCGCCCGTCGCTCCTTCGAGGAAGTCGCCCACCTCCTGTGGCACGGCGAGCTCCCGGACTCCACCCAGCTGCGCGAACTCCAGGCCCGCGAGCGCGCCCTGCGCCCCCTCGACCGCACGACCGCCGAACTCCTCGCCCGGCTGCCGGAGACCTGCCACCCCATGGACGTCCTGCGCACCGCGGTGAGCTTCTTCGGCGCCGAGGACCCTTCCGAGGAGGACGACAGTCCCGCCGCCAACCGCGCCAAGTCCCTGGCGCTCTTCGCCAAGCTGCCGACCGTGGTCGCCGCCGACCAGCGCCGCCGCCGAGGACTGGCACCCATCGCACCGGACCCGTCCCTCGGTTACGCCGAGAACTTCTTCCACATGTGCTTCGGAGCCGTCCCGGACCCGTCGGTGGTCCGCTGCTTCGAAACCTCCCTCGTCCTGTACGCCGAGCACAGCTTCAACGCCTCGACCTTCACCGCTCGCGTCGTCACCTCCACCCTCTCCGACCTGTACAGCGCGGTGACCGCCGCGATCGGCGCTCTGAAGGGCCCCTTGCACGGCGGTGCGAACGAGGCCGTGATGCACATGCTGAACGAGATCGCCGACCCGCGGGACGCAGAGCGGTGGCTGTGCGACGCCCTCGCCTCGAAGCGGAAGATCATGGGTTTTGGTCACCGCGTCTACCAGCACGGCGACTCCCGGGTCCCGATCATGCAGGAGGCCCTCGACGGACTCGTCGCGCGTGCCGCCGATCCGGAGACGACTCGCCTGGCGACCCTGCACGCCGCACTGCGGCACGCGATGATCTCGTCCAAGGGCATCCACCCGAACCTGGACTATCCAGCCGGCCTCGCCTACCACCTCATGGGCTTCGACATCCCCGTGTTCACCCCGATCTTCGTGATGAGCCGCATCACCGGCTGGACCGCGCACATCACCGAACAGCTCACGCACAACGCCCTGATCAGGCCGCTCGCCTCGTACGACGGACACCGGCAGCGGACGGTCCCGAGCTGA